The segment GGAATGGGATTGGGATCCTTGGAGACCACACCCTCAACacactctccttctttctctttttaacTCTCTTCTCTATATCTGTGTTATTTATTTCTGTccattctctcccccccacacacatagtcaacacacaccaaatacaaatatgtaacccgccccagacacacacaccaactccccCGGACTCCCCCAaccatctctgtctcccacacacacttcctgtgttAATCCTTCGTTCATTCCTGAGATGCAGCTCCTCAGATTGGCTCTCCTATCATCAACAATGCCTCCAGTCAGCCccccgggaggggggggacgagagagggagggaaagagagagagagagagagagagagagagagagagagagagagagagagagggagagggagagagagggagagagaggcaaatgGAACAAAAGAGACTTAAAATGACACCTGTGACATAATCTAGATACCCATCCCTCTGccgctttccatctctctctctctctctccccccctctctcgccccctctccctccccatgtaCCCAGCCTCCTTGTCACTCAGCAGAGGTCTGCTAGGTTACAGATAAGGGGTCTCTCCGGGGGAAGATCCTCTTAAAGGGATGTTTGATCCTAGGACTTCAGAAGCATAACCTTTAATGAGGTTCTGTAACTTAAAGCCCTTAGCAGATCTGACCTCCCCCTTAAGACACTTGCTATGAGTGGGTTGATGGGTTTCAGGAATGCCAGGTCATCTGTTAATGTTGTTACGAGAACTGTCACAGCCACAAGCCCAACTGGGCTGCTGTCTTGTAACTGGGAAGAAATGGATAGCTCGTCTTTCCTAGATTTGTTTATCTGGTATTTCTACTGAGTTTGTTTTGTTGGAAATGTCCTCCAATTTGTTGTTTTATATATCTCAAACCAATCTGAACATGTCAAAGCTGTCAGTGTGTTTTACTAGGCTCAATGGAGGAATAGAGTTACGTTGTGCTGCTACCTGCTGGACACAATGAGAACTTGCAGAGTTGAATAAGAACACTAAGGACTGTGTGATGTAAAGATGCACTGAAATTACACTCAAAACACTTGTGTTGAACATTATAACCAACAAAAACGACAAGGTTAAATGTATAAAATAACATACTTACAAATAAATCACCAACCCTAACATGTTCATGGTCTTCTCGTGTCTCCAGGTTCCTTCAATGCAAGCTTACGACCACCAGAGACCCTGTTCAAGGTGATCTTCTGGTTGGGCTACTTCAACAGCTGCCTGAACCCCATCATCTACCCCTGCTACAGCCGCGAGTTCAAGCTGGCCTTCATTCGCATCCTACGCTGCCAGTGTCACCGCAGGAAACGCCCAGGCTGGCGGGCCTACCAGTACCGCTCGTCCCACCTGCAGTCCTCCGTACACTCCCGCAAGGGCTCAACCGAGCACACCTCCGGGTGTCTGAACGGGAGCCAgcgcaccctgccctcctcccccagccccagccccagcccagggtACCTGGCCAAGGGGCTGGCCACCTGCCCCGAGGGGGAGGCGCTGTTCATCTGGAGGagcacatcctcccctcccgcctccccctctcccaccctcctgccaGGGGCTCCCACTGACCGCCAGCAGGGGACGttgaggggggaggcgggggggaggagggccagggaAGGAGGGTTCGCCTTCACCTTCGGACAGGCCGGGGgcagggaggcgggggagagcgggagggtTGTTCCGGAGAACAAAGTGTGACTCTGAGCTTTGCCAAGTTTGGAGACGTTTGAGGGGATCGTCCTCATGGTGTTCCAAATGGACAAAAGATCTGAATCTCAAACTGAGATTTATGTTCCACAGTTAAGCCGTTCCTGACAGGGATTTGAATGGAAATggagagacatgaggagacTCATGCTGGTCCCAccgcagaggagaggcagagacaacCCTGCCACAACATCAAACCTACTACATTTCCCAGAGGTCTTCAGGATGGAGTTAAGCCAGCAAATCAGCAGGGATTAACCACACATACTGAGTGAGTGGATTGGGTTTCAGTAAGAGACAGATGCATGTATATACCTAGACAGTACTGGTTCTGTCAAGATGCCTGAGTACCACAGtttaggaggaagaggaggaggttaaATGAGTCAACTAAGGAGAGTGGTCGTGTAACACGTTTTGTGAAATGGGAGATGATATTGTGTTGTGTCACTGTCACTCTATGTTTATGCATAATATGTTTGGGTAAATAAAGTATAACCTGATTCCTATGGTGATTCCTTGGGTTTAGTGGCTACAGTAGCGTGTTGCGATCTGAAGGAGTCGTAATAACCCACAAATTACAAGAACACATACACTTAACACGGCACAACTATGACAACAAATGCGTTACGTGCCTCAAGTGTGGCAACACTTGCGTAAGTCGGTTACCAGGCGATGGGCTCACAAGAGTGTCACTCTGAATCATCAAGCTCAACCTGTCAACAAGGCCATTAGACAACCCCGGCAGTGATAAGACATCTGTGTTCCGTTCCTCCTGATCACCTGTTGTCAAGGCAGACAGCGGGCCCTGCTCCAGCGATCCAGATGAAGTGGACGTGAGGAGAGTGCTGAGAACAAACACCCCAGAGAGgcctgggggggaggtggggagggagggcaggggagggagggggttagggtggaCAGGCTCAGCTTTACGACCCAGTGAGGCAGACTGGGTCGATGTGAGCTGAGCCTGCAGTGCTGCGTATCTGCTTCACACCAGCCAACCACAGGTTAATGGTTGACCTGGGAAGGTGTGACTGTCCATGGACACCcagaggtggggtgtgtgtgttacaaggTGTGGGCAGGCTCCTGTGAGGAGACAGATTATCGTGTCGTCACAGCACAGAGGCTGTGCTAgtctcctctttgtctcccaGACTTCTGCATGTTCTGTCGCTGTGGAGAGAGACTCGTCTGCAGAGAGACAAGTACGCAAGGAGGGACATACACTTCTGAGCACACGGCCTGTTCTATAGATCTACAAGGACCACTGTGCAGTCaagaagagagagtgaaggagtcaGCACAGTAGACAGAAAAGGATTCTGCTACACTTAACATTGCGATAAAAACCTCTGTAACCTATCTGAACTTCTCCTCGGTCGGGGATGTATTGACACAGCCTCCAGCCTGTCTTTATGGAAGTGAATGACCTGTGTTTCCTGTCACTATGTTGTGTCTCCCCGCCTACAACAACTCATCGGACAACCACAGCCTTCCTCTCGACAGCAGCTCCACGTCCCTGTTCCACAGCACCTCAGCCAGGGTCTGcgtcaccttcctcctcctccccatccccatctTCGCCGTCCTCGGCAACCTCCTCGTCGCCGTTTCCGTGGCGTGCTTCCGGAAGCTCAGGACTCCCACCAACGCCTTCGCGGTCTCCCTGGCCATGGCGGACTTCCTGGTCGCCGTGCTGGTGATGCCGTTCAGCCTGGCGCGCTCCGTGGACCACTGGCGTTTCGGCAGGACGTTCTGCACCGCCCACTTCCTGTTGGACGTGACGCTGTGCACGTCGTCCATCTTCAACCTGAGCTGCGTGGCGTTGGATCGTTACCTGGCGGTCTGCGAGCCGCTGCACTACCCCGCCCGCATGGCGCGCCGACGGGTgatcctgctgctgctcctctgctggattcttcctctcctcatctcctcgctCTGCGTCTTCCTGGGCATGTACTCCGGACCTGCAGGCCCAGGCTGGTACTGCGGTCGCCAGGAACACATGCACCGGCAGTCCTGCCTGGCCGCCTTCTACACCCCGTACGCCGTCGCCTCCTCTACCCTTTCCTTCTTCATCCCCGTGGGATTCATGATCTTCGCATACGGGAGGATCTTCCTGGCTGCCAACCGCCAGGCGAGGTGGATCCATGCCATGGAGCACCAGGCTGGGCAGCTCCACGACTCAAGACCCAGGCTTCACCAAGGGCCTTCAAGTGGGGACCAAGAAAGGCTCTCCGTGCCAGGCCATCAATCTGGGAACTTTCAGGACTCAATCCCCAGGCTTCATCTGGGCCTTTCCAGGCAAGGCCATCAGAACTCCATGAGGAAAGAAAGGAAGGCAGCCCGGATGCTGGGTCTGATCATGGGGGTcttcctgctctgctggttCCCTTTCTTCACGGTCAACATGGTACACCCTCTGTGGGGCTACATCGTCAGCCCCGTCCTCCTGGAGGCCTTCCTGTGGCTGGGGTACGCCAACTCCTCCCTCAACCCCTTCCTCTACGCCTCCTTCAACAGACACTTCCGATGCGCCTTCACCTCCATCTTGGGAAGTGCCATGCTGGGAAGGAAGTTGGGGGCGTGTCTGGAATACTTGCGCAAAGGCAGGGAAGCTCAGGCAACCGTTGCCCCAGCAACTATCTCGAACTGACTCAATCAACTTTGTTTACTTTGTATCCATTTGAATAAATACTATTTTAATAAAACTTACTTGAATTGATATAAGGTAAGAAATAAAAAAGCACAAGAATTATGCAAGAATGCTGAGTCATtgagtctgggggaggagggggaggaggtgaggatagggggaggaggggaggagagggaggatggatggtgaggcggggagggggggagaggggagggaaaggagaggaggtagtggagaggatggatggtggggagggtgaggagagaaggggagctgACAACTCCTGGGAACTGTTTTCAGATCCATCACCTGAGCATCGTAGACGTGGTGTTTGAGCTGGCTCGGCTGGGCATGATCCCTGCAAAGAAAATATCTCCAGCTATTTTTAGATCCGGCCCATTCCAAAGAAAGAATTTCAAAGCAATACATTTAGTTTATCTGCTGTAATTCAACAAGAAACATATCATTCTTATCCCTGGGGCGTTTCAGGCGAAAACATCTAAGAGGATTTTGATTTCCCTGACTGTCAAGTTCCATTTATCTGAACCTCATAAATAACTGTCTCATCTACAGTGGTGAGCCTCAGCACTGGAGATGAGGTTCGGAAATGTGTGTCAGTTGCCAAGAGTTTAACCCTTTGTTTTTCTTCggatcattctgacccatcagttattgtgacccaccgtcgtattacgacaactttaccgcatacaaaaacaaagtgaagcattttcttttaaccgttgggctgtctcagactcgccacattgcgaaggtcaaaagaaaattatttttatttgtttttgtattgggtaaaattgtctaaacacaacgatggttcgttatgaacctttgggtcatgtgagccgaaggcagcacaagggttcaAGTTTACTGTGTAACATCCTACACAATATGGTATCTGGTGTTTGTAATCATTTGCAACAACTTTGAGCTAAAACCGTTTtatggaaggaggaggggtgtatTATATTCTAATACACGATCTGCATTGAATTATCAATCAAGTTTATGTCTGGTTTCGTAAATCAAACAGAAGATCGACCTGCCCCAACGTGTAACCACCTGTGTGGTGTTCAAATCCAGTGGCAGCAACCCGTGTAGTCACCCGTTTCGTAAAACAACAGTACCTGAGGGTGAACTGAAGGAATGAAGCCACAGTTGACGCCTTTGCTGTGTGGCCAACCTAAACACTCAACAATGCTGCTCTGTCAGGAAAGTAACGCTGATTGCTGGGGCAGAACCAGACCTGAAGCTGCATACTTGTAGCCCTCCGTCACAGGGCGACAGGAAGACACTTCCTTCTGGGGcctcggggtgtgtgtgtatgcgtgttaaAGTgcctcagatgtgtgtgtgtgtgcgtgtgtgggtaacGTGAGTCGGTATCTGAGTCAGAATCCATGAGAACAgaggtgtgtgcgcgtgcgattGTGTGCgtgcgattgtgtgtgtgcgattgtgtgtgggtgtgtgtgtgtgacgtcaccacacctcttctctctctctcccacactcctctctcagtACCGTCTTCCTTCAACCACACCATGGCCTTCTCTGGGACTTACGAGCTGGAAAGCCAGCAGAACTACGAGGAGTTCCTGGCAGCCATTGGTAGGTCTACATCTTACcttcaatcagaatcagaattcggtttattcgccatgtatgttaaacaaacacagaatttactgtggcagggaggtgcaaaacactaaacatatacagatcttaaattaagtaaaagtacaaaagtttaactatttctaagaactaaacaatctaagaatacaacaatgtaaatataaaataaaatatatataaaaataagaatagaatgagcagcgtgaatggtcaacatagtgcaatcggatactgagataaagtggcttatgcatactgaattgccattagatggacttataatagttaaaccCGGCTAGATGAACAATATTTTCGACTGAACATAAACTGTGTATAGCAGAGAACTTATTACCTAAATGCCTGCCTTCTTCATTTTTTAAACGTTCTAATCTTAACCCAACCTtgtgtagcctagcctagcttaaTTTTGATTGCTTACTTGCAGGGTTGCTAAATGCTAAAACGGACTACAAGGTTGTGAGTGAGGTGAGTCAGGAGGGTCAGAAGTTCACCTGGACCCAGAAGATCCCTAACTGGACCTGGACCAATATTTTCACCATCGGACAAGAGAGTGAACTGGACACTATGCTAGGGACCAAGTTTATGGTAAGAcagcatttaaaaaaatatatattttacagtaccagtcaaaagtttggacacattttcccatgaatgtgtccaaacttttgactggtaccgTATGTCAGAGAAATATTGTCTACAAATGTTGTACTTGTTGTAATTGTTTTATAAAGATCAGAGGTTATAATCCATATGTGATCAGAAATGTCAGGCGAGCTGTATGCAACCTGCAGCCCATAAGCAGTCTGCAGCTGAATCCTCACTTCCTCACAGGCAGAACACCAATCTAAACTGCAGGATGCTGACAAATACAACTAACTGCTCTCTGTTTGTCCCTCCTAGGCCACCCCCACCATGGATGGGGGCAAACTTACTATCTTGTTTCCAGACTATGTGTTCACAGctgagatggatggagaaaagCTAGTCATGGTGAGAGATTTGTGAATCTGGCGTGAATATAGACAATCAGTTGTACATTGTCTCCTCTGACCTGAGACAAGATTATGATCAAATCGGAGTATACGCTGTTAAACGTAACTATATTATaccatatacatacatacaacatCATAGCGCCTCTTTAACTCGCGGTCACACACTGACAACATTTGAACAGGAATCTCTCAAACTATGTCTATCTTTCTcctactctccctttctccccgaatgcagcattgtgtaacaccaGGAGAGAAGAGCGTGACGTTCTCCAGGATCAACAGGAGGATATAAATGTTACGACTCCCTCCCAGCAGTTTCTGACAGTAGCGACTAACGGCAAACCTGCCCGAGCAGATCCCTGAACTCAGGCGAAACTCTTCTGTTCTCACATACACTCGACTTGAATTTGCTTAAGCGAAATTGATCAAATAATATACATTTCCTGTAATTATTGCGTGATTCCCAGGTCTAGAACTTACGGCGAAGTTAGAAACGTGACTTTTAATATCCAGAACAGGTTGTTAACTCTTAGCTATTGCTCTCTTAAGCCTACACAAGATTGTACGGTTCTCGCTCTTTTTCTTCGACCAATACAAAGTCGCCCTGTAGCGATCTCTCCCGTTTCCAGATTTTTGTTATAAACTGAACAATGATGTACATTACATTATCCATAGGGAACTGACAGATCAAGTATTCATCTGTTAAGATTAACGACTACCAAGCAAACCGACAGACAATTGAGTAGGCCCacattttaaccctcgtgctgccttcgggtcacatgacccaaaggttcataacgaaccatagttgtgtttacccaattttacccaatacaaaaacaaattaaaataattttcttttaacctttgcaatgtggggggtctgagacagcctagctgttaaaagaaaatgcttcactttgtctttgtatgcggtaaatttgtcgcaatacgacggtgggtcacaatgactgatgggtcagaatgacccgaagataacacaagggttaatgtagcGACAAATGGCTAATTAGCCAGCCTAGCTa is part of the Osmerus eperlanus chromosome 13, fOsmEpe2.1, whole genome shotgun sequence genome and harbors:
- the LOC134032471 gene encoding alpha-1B adrenergic receptor-like; the protein is SPGSFNASLRPPETLFKVIFWLGYFNSCLNPIIYPCYSREFKLAFIRILRCQCHRRKRPGWRAYQYRSSHLQSSVHSRKGSTEHTSGCLNGSQRTLPSSPSPSPSPGYLAKGLATCPEGEALFIWRSTSSPPASPSPTLLPGAPTDRQQGTLRGEAGGRRAREGGFAFTFGQAGGREAGESGRVVPENKV
- the LOC134032881 gene encoding 5-hydroxytryptamine receptor 4-like, producing MLCLPAYNNSSDNHSLPLDSSSTSLFHSTSARVCVTFLLLPIPIFAVLGNLLVAVSVACFRKLRTPTNAFAVSLAMADFLVAVLVMPFSLARSVDHWRFGRTFCTAHFLLDVTLCTSSIFNLSCVALDRYLAVCEPLHYPARMARRRVILLLLLCWILPLLISSLCVFLGMYSGPAGPGWYCGRQEHMHRQSCLAAFYTPYAVASSTLSFFIPVGFMIFAYGRIFLAANRQARWIHAMEHQAGQLHDSRPRQGHQNSMRKERKAARMLGLIMGVFLLCWFPFFTVNMVHPLWGYIVSPVLLEAFLWLGYANSSLNPFLYASFNRHFRCAFTSILGSAMLGRKLGACLEYLRKGREAQATVAPATISN
- the LOC134032702 gene encoding gastrotropin-like; translated protein: MAFSGTYELESQQNYEEFLAAIGLLNAKTDYKVVSEVSQEGQKFTWTQKIPNWTWTNIFTIGQESELDTMLGTKFMATPTMDGGKLTILFPDYVFTAEMDGEKLVMHCVTPGEKSVTFSRINRRI